GGCAGCTCCAGCGTCGGGAGGTCCGGCTGTTCCAGCCTGTCCCGGGCCCTGGCCGCGGACCGCACGCCGATCGCGTGCTCGATCGTCTCCGTGACGAGGTCCTCGATGGTCGCCTCGTCCAGTTCCAGACCGGCGGACTCGAGCCCGGCGCGCACCCTGGCCGGATCGACCCGCCCGCCCGCCGCCGCGGTGACAGACCTGGCGGGCAGGTGAGCCGGACGTACCCGGTTGACCAGGACCGCACCGGGGCGCAGGTCCGCGGCGTCGAGTTCCGCCACCGCCTCCAGGGTCTCGCGCACGGGAAGCTCCTCCAACAGGCTCACCAGGTGCACCGCGGTGTCGCCCGAGTGCAGCAGCCGCACCACGCCGTCGCTCTGGCTCCGGATCGGACCGACCTTCGCCAGGTCCGCCATCGCGCGGGTGACGTCGAGGAACTTGACCACTCGCCCGGTCGGCGGCGCGTCCACCACCACCGTGTCGTAGACGTGGCGTCCGCGCTCGTCGATCCGACGCACGCATTCCTTGATCTTCCCGGTGAGCAGCACGTCGCGGAGGCCGGGGGCCAGGGTGGTGGCGAACTCGACGGCGCCCATCCTGCGCAGTGTCCGACCGGCGAATCCCAGGTTGTAGAACATCGTGAGGTACTCCAACAGCGCGGCCTCTGCGTCGATGGCCAACGCGAGCACCTCACCGCCGCCCGGGCCGGTCGCGAGGTGCTCTTCGGAGTAGGGCAGCGGCGGCGTCCCGAAGACGCCGGCGATGCCCTGTCGGTCCTCGACCTCCACGAGCAGCACCCGCCTGCCGCGGTCGGCCAGCGCGAGCGCGAGGGCAGCGGCCATCGTCGTCTTGCCCGTGCCCCCCTTGCCGGTGACCACATGCAGTCGGGCCCGGGCAAGCTGCTCCGTCCATCCGGCGGTCGACGCCCTCACGCGGTCAGCCTAAGGGGGTCGAGCGGTGTGTCGGGAACGTGTGTGTCCGTTTCCCCGTCGCGTGTCTCGGCCGCGGGGCCGCCCGCGCCGTCGATCGGGCAGCGACTACTCGGCGAGCGTGATCACCGTCACGGCGATCGCGGTGGCCGCGACGAGTCCCCAGGCGAAGGTGGGCGGGAGGACGGTGGCGACCAGCGCGACGCAGACCGCGAGGAGGGCGAGGGAGATTCCGCCTGCTCGCAGCACGTCGACCTGGGTGCTGCCTCGTCGATCCCGCGCCTGCGCCATGGCCACGAGCACTAAGACCATGCCCCCGACCACCATGAGCACGGTCGCGATGATCCGCCACGTCTCCACCCCTCAACGCTAGCGGGATGCGAGACGCCGCAGTACGTCCGAACGGCCGTGTCGATACACCCATTCGTGGGGATGGCACCGCGAAGCCGGATCAACAGATACCCTCCGTCAATGACAAAGTGGGAGTACGCCACGGTCCCGCTCCTGATCCATGCGACCAAGCAGATTCTTGATCAGTGGGGCGAGGACGGCTGGGAGCTGGTGACCGTTCTGCCCGGCCCGACCGGTGAGCAGCTCGTCGCCTACCTCAAGCGACCGAAGGGGTGATGGTCGGGTGACCGAGCAGGATCGACCGTCCTGGACGGCACGACTGGCCGAACTCGGCATCGAGCTGCCGCCCGTCGCGGCGCCCGTCGCGGCCTACGTGCCCGCGGTGCGCTCCGGTTCGCACGTCTACACCTCCGGTCAACTGCCGATGGTGGACGGTGCGCTTCAGGCGTCGGGCAAGGTCGGCGCCGAGGTCAGTCCCGAGGAGGCCAAGGCCTATGCCAGGACCTGCGGCCTCAACGCGCTGGCGGCGGTGCACGCGCTGGTGGGCCTCGATTCGATCGTCCGAGTCGTCAAGGTCGTCGGCTTCGTCGCCTCGGCCGAGGGCTTCACCGGACAACCCGCGGTGATCAACGGCGCCTCAGAGCTGTTCGGTGAGGTGTTCCCCGAGACCGGCGGGCACGCGAGATCGGCGGTCGGGGTGGCCGAACTGCCGTTGGGCGCCCCGGTCGAGGTCGAGATCGTCGTCGAAGTCGCCTGAACCTGAACGGAGAAACCCGGTGGTGGGGACGCCCCAGACGCTGTGCCATGAGCTGCTGTTCCGGTTGGCGGGCAGACTGGACGACGACGAGCTCTGGCGATACCGGGACTGGTTGGACGGCGGTGCCGAGGCGGTGATCGCCCGTGCCCTGCCCCGGACCCTGTTGCACGACCGGATCGGTCTGACCGTCGAGGAACACCGGTTGCTGACCGAGGCGCTGGTGCCCGCCGGCGCCTCGCCCGCCCTGCTGGCAGGCGTGCTCTCTCTCGAATCCGAACCGCGGACCAGATTCCGTTTCACCTCGGTCACGCCGTCGGGCGCGAACGCGGGCGACTCGGCCGCCGTCGTGCTCGGCGCGGTGCTGCGGGGTCGGGCCAGCATCGGCGAGGTGCGCTCGACGTGGCGGCTGACCGGAGAACCATCGGACGATCCTCGTCGCGTGCTGCTGGTCAGCGCGGCCGCCGAGCACGTCCGGCTGACCGCCGAACTGCAGCGGGTGCTGCGGGCACTCGGCGAGCACGACCCCTGTGTGGAGGTGGCGCTGCCGGAGCAGCGGCTGCCCTCGTACCACCGGGCCGCCTGGGCCGATTCCGAGGTGGTCCTCACCGGACCGGCGCGTCTGACGCACGCTTGAGCAGCTCACGCTGAATACCCGTCGTAGTCCGGCGGGGCGGAAGGAGAGATCCGGCATGGCTGACACCTCGCTGAACAGGGAGGGGCTCGGCGGCCAGGCGCTGGACGTGTCGAGCCGCATCCACGACCTGTTACTCGCGATGGCGGGGCGCATCGACGACGACGCCCTGGTGCGTGCTCGCGAGCTGCTCGCGTTGGGCGAGTTCGATCGTGCGACCGACTTCCTCACCGGCTGTCTGGTGGCGGGCGCGGTGCCCGTGACCATCTCGGAGCGCGACGAGCTGTCCGCACTGCTGGTCGAGGTCCGGTCTCCTCCCGCGTTGGCCGCACGGCTGAACCTCATGGAGCAGCTTCCGACGATCGCGCACCGGTTCACCGCCGAGTCCGAGCCGGTCGCCGAGCTGACCGAAGTCCTCTCTCGGCTCGCGGGCAGACTGCCCGCCCTGAACTGGGTGCGCTGCGTCTCCCGGCTCACCCCGGCCGGACCCACTCCCGCGGGCGGGACGCAGCGAGTCGTGCTGGCCGAGGTCGGACGCTCCGGTTTCCCGCACGCGCTGGCGTTCCTGCTGAGCCAGGAGTTGTCGGACCTCGGGGTGTCGGCGATCGTCGACACCTGGCGCGAGGGAAGCGGACTCTCGGACTATCACGCCCAGGCGTTGTCGGCCGCGGTCGAGGTGCCGCTGCCCACGCCCGCCGTCGGACCGGGCCCGTCCGCGGCCGCATCGCCGAGGAGCTACGCGGCCGCCGAACCCGCCGTCTCGCCCGTATCGCAGGTGGACGCGGAGCCTGCCGGTCGCGGTACCGGCGACTCGCACTGGCGTTCCGGCTCAGGATCGCGCGGCACCGACTGGTCTTCGCGGCGGTCCGTCACCCGGTCCGCTGCCACGGCGGACCAGGTCATGGAGTCGCCGCGGGAGTCGGGGCGCTCCGCGCGCAGCTCCGACGGCGGTGCCGAGGCATCCGATGATGACGGCGGTGGTGCCGATCGACCGTCCTGGATGCCGAGGACCGCACCGAGACCTGACTTCGCGGCCGAGGAACACACCGAGGCCTCCGCTCCCCTGAAGCCCGTCTACGATGCCGCGCCGGCCGCCGCCGATGTCGCCGCCGCCGATGTCGCAACGGCCGACATCGCGACCGAGGTCGACGAGACGCCTGAGGTGGTCGCCGACGTCGTACAACTGCCGAGGCCGGACACCGCTACCGTCGCCGATGCCGAACTCGACGGACTCGACGGCGCCGAGCCCGTGGTCGAGACTCGCTCTCGCAGGTCGTCGTGGGCTCGACGGCAGCCGTCGATCGTGACGCCGGACAACGGCCCGGAACTCGTCGACGAAGCCGCGGGCGCGTCGGCGGACGAGCCCACTCGCACCTTCTCCGTCGCCGAGACGGCGACGCGGCGGGACGCCCCCGACTCCGCGACGGTCGACTCGGGGTCGGTCGTGGACCTCGCCGATTCCACCGCCGAACCCGAGGACGGCAGCGACTCCGCCGGCACGTACTCGTGGACCACGGGCGCGGCCGAACCGGCCGACGACTCCGAGTCCACGGCAGGCGGCACGAAGTCCGACGGCGGGACGGAGGCCGACGGCAGCGCGGACTCCAAGCTGACAGAGAAGGAACGCGACCTGCTGCGCAAGCTGCACGAGGAGCTCGCACAGCGTGAGCAGGTCGGTTCCGCCGAGGAGCCCTCCGCCGCGCACGGCGGATCGACGTCCTCCGGCCGCAGGCACGCCGTGAGCAACGTCGAGCAGACCGGCCCGATCACCCGGATCACCGGTATGGACGGCGTCTCGCACACGGCGGCCGCGGGCGGGCCGCACCGACAGAACAACGGCTACCCGCCCTTCCAGGCTCCCAACTGACGCCAGGGGAACGCGGCGGCTCCGCTCTCGGGCGACCGTCGCGGCGGTGTCAGGTGCGGGCGACTTCCCGCGCCGACGCCAGGACGCGCTGCAGATGAAGGCCCCTGCGCACGTCGCAGGGGTGATCGCGCAGGCCGCTGTGCACCATCGCGACGAAGTCGTCGAGCAGCGCGGTATAGCTGTCGGACGGCTCCACGGCGGTGCCTCGGAATTCGCGGTGGCCCTGCTCGCCGAACACCGTGAGCTCGTTGACCGACGGGCGCACCGGCGTGTGCATCGACATGGTCACGGTGCTGCTCGCGCCGCCCTGGTGGTCGAGGACGAGCTGCCACACGCCGGACGGCGTCCGATGCGCGGCGACGACGTCGGTGACGGGGCCGAGCGCCGCATCGATCAGGTCCACGGCATGCGGGCCGACGTCGAAGAGCCCGCCGTCCTCGGCATGCCGCCACGGCGAGCCGGCGAACGGACCCTTCAGCAGGCCGCCGGAGATCCAGCGGACGGAGCCGCCCTGCCAGCCGGGAAGCTCCGCGATCTCACCAAGCCAGGATCGGACGTCCGAGGCGAAGCGCCTGGTCAGCAGTACGAGGGTGACGACGTCGTTGTCCGCGGCGGTGTCGGCGAGCCGTTGGGCGTCGGCGAGGGACAGGGCCAGCGGCTTCTCGAGGATGAGATGTCTGCCGCGTCGGGCCGCGCTCGTCGCCAGTTCGGCCTGCACGTCCGGCGGGACCGCGAAGGCCACCGCGTCGACGGAGCCGAACAACGAGGCAGGATCGTCGG
This genomic stretch from Actinoalloteichus hoggarensis harbors:
- a CDS encoding ArsA-related P-loop ATPase produces the protein MRASTAGWTEQLARARLHVVTGKGGTGKTTMAAALALALADRGRRVLLVEVEDRQGIAGVFGTPPLPYSEEHLATGPGGGEVLALAIDAEAALLEYLTMFYNLGFAGRTLRRMGAVEFATTLAPGLRDVLLTGKIKECVRRIDERGRHVYDTVVVDAPPTGRVVKFLDVTRAMADLAKVGPIRSQSDGVVRLLHSGDTAVHLVSLLEELPVRETLEAVAELDAADLRPGAVLVNRVRPAHLPARSVTAAAGGRVDPARVRAGLESAGLELDEATIEDLVTETIEHAIGVRSAARARDRLEQPDLPTLELPEYTDGINRTTLFELAGALRDQGVR
- a CDS encoding DUF4177 domain-containing protein, with the protein product MTKWEYATVPLLIHATKQILDQWGEDGWELVTVLPGPTGEQLVAYLKRPKG
- a CDS encoding RidA family protein, which translates into the protein MTEQDRPSWTARLAELGIELPPVAAPVAAYVPAVRSGSHVYTSGQLPMVDGALQASGKVGAEVSPEEAKAYARTCGLNALAAVHALVGLDSIVRVVKVVGFVASAEGFTGQPAVINGASELFGEVFPETGGHARSAVGVAELPLGAPVEVEIVVEVA
- a CDS encoding Gfo/Idh/MocA family protein; this encodes MEAHENTADRQLRVGLIGAGPWARAIHAPGIADHPGTRLTSVWARRPSAAAEIAGPYCAEVADDPASLFGSVDAVAFAVPPDVQAELATSAARRGRHLILEKPLALSLADAQRLADTAADNDVVTLVLLTRRFASDVRSWLGEIAELPGWQGGSVRWISGGLLKGPFAGSPWRHAEDGGLFDVGPHAVDLIDAALGPVTDVVAAHRTPSGVWQLVLDHQGGASSTVTMSMHTPVRPSVNELTVFGEQGHREFRGTAVEPSDSYTALLDDFVAMVHSGLRDHPCDVRRGLHLQRVLASAREVART